From a region of the Frankiales bacterium genome:
- a CDS encoding AMP-binding protein, with protein MKPIAPSLGALFYSRVAADPAREAFRSPNPAGGWESWSWGRSGQRVTDLAAGLLALGLQPEQRVAIAMGTRVEWIFADLAVMCAGGATTTVYPSTQAEDVAFILDDSGSRFVVAEDAGQLAKLVAQRASLPSVEKVIVLDTSGVDPALREDDWVITFEDLAARGRTLLGGDEHAVARATEAVRPEHLSTLIYTSGTTGRPKGVELTHYNWCYEGASIEALGLLRPDQVQFLWLPLSHSFGKVLLSAQLQIGFTSAVDGRVDKIVDNLAVIRPHFMAGAPRIFEKVYARVTQSTASEGGIKAKIFDWAIGVGSDVAAREAAGRDVPVTLKAQHAVADRLVFSKVKERMGGRVEYFVSGSAALSKDVGGWFAAVGLPILEGYGLTETSAGTIVNRPGKNVVGTVGRPLPGTEVRIADDGEILVRGGGVMRGYHNLADATAEMLVGDGWLATGDIGEIDDEGHVRITDRKKDLIKTSGGKYIAPSLIESRFKALCPILGNVVVHANGRNYATALVTLDPDVTEGFAEAEGIAGGMEDWARDPKVEKTVRDALVELNKGLNRWETIKDVRILPRDLSIEAGELTPSLKIKRKVVETNYADVLNSMYS; from the coding sequence ATGAAGCCGATCGCGCCCTCGCTGGGCGCGCTCTTCTACTCCCGCGTGGCGGCCGACCCGGCCCGCGAGGCGTTCCGGTCGCCGAACCCGGCGGGCGGCTGGGAGTCGTGGAGCTGGGGACGCAGCGGCCAGCGGGTCACCGACCTCGCCGCCGGCCTGCTGGCGCTCGGGCTCCAGCCCGAGCAGCGCGTGGCGATCGCCATGGGCACCCGGGTCGAGTGGATCTTCGCTGACCTCGCGGTGATGTGCGCCGGCGGGGCGACCACCACGGTCTACCCCTCCACGCAGGCGGAGGACGTCGCGTTCATCCTCGACGACTCCGGCTCGCGCTTCGTCGTCGCCGAGGACGCCGGCCAGCTGGCGAAGCTGGTCGCGCAGCGCGCGAGCCTGCCCTCGGTCGAGAAGGTCATCGTGCTCGACACCTCGGGGGTCGACCCGGCGCTGCGCGAGGACGACTGGGTCATCACCTTCGAGGACCTCGCCGCCCGCGGGCGCACCCTGCTGGGCGGCGACGAGCACGCCGTGGCCCGGGCCACGGAGGCCGTGCGCCCCGAGCACCTCTCGACGCTGATCTACACCTCCGGCACCACCGGGCGCCCCAAGGGCGTGGAGCTCACGCACTACAACTGGTGCTACGAGGGCGCCTCGATCGAGGCGCTCGGCCTGCTGCGGCCCGACCAGGTGCAGTTCCTCTGGCTCCCGCTGTCGCACTCCTTCGGCAAGGTGCTGCTCTCGGCCCAGCTCCAGATCGGCTTCACCAGCGCGGTCGACGGCCGGGTCGACAAGATCGTCGACAACCTCGCCGTCATCCGGCCGCACTTCATGGCCGGGGCCCCGCGCATCTTCGAGAAGGTCTACGCGCGCGTCACCCAGTCCACGGCGTCGGAGGGCGGGATCAAGGCGAAGATCTTCGACTGGGCGATCGGCGTCGGGTCCGACGTCGCCGCCCGCGAGGCAGCCGGCCGCGACGTGCCCGTCACGCTCAAGGCGCAGCACGCCGTGGCCGACCGGCTCGTGTTCTCCAAGGTCAAGGAGCGCATGGGCGGGCGGGTCGAGTACTTCGTCTCCGGCAGCGCGGCGCTGTCGAAGGACGTGGGCGGCTGGTTCGCCGCGGTGGGCCTGCCGATCCTCGAGGGCTACGGCCTCACCGAGACCTCCGCCGGCACCATCGTCAACCGGCCGGGCAAGAACGTCGTCGGCACCGTCGGCCGGCCGCTGCCCGGCACCGAGGTCCGCATCGCCGACGACGGCGAGATCCTCGTGCGCGGCGGCGGCGTGATGCGCGGCTACCACAACCTCGCCGACGCCACTGCCGAGATGCTCGTCGGCGACGGCTGGCTCGCCACCGGCGACATCGGCGAGATCGACGACGAGGGCCACGTGCGGATCACCGACCGCAAGAAGGACCTCATCAAGACCTCGGGCGGCAAGTACATCGCCCCGAGCCTCATCGAGTCCCGGTTCAAGGCGCTGTGCCCGATCCTGGGCAACGTCGTCGTGCACGCCAACGGGCGCAACTACGCCACGGCGCTGGTGACGCTCGACCCCGACGTCACCGAGGGCTTCGCCGAGGCCGAGGGGATCGCCGGCGGCATGGAGGATTGGGCCCGCGACCCCAAGGTGGAGAAGACCGTCCGCGACGCCCTGGTCGAGCTCAACAAGGGGCTCAACCGCTGGGAGACGATCAAGGACGTGCGGATCCTGCCCCGTGACCTCTCGATCGAGGCCGGCGAGCTGACCCCGAGCCTGAAGATCAAGCGCAAGGTCGTCGAGACCAACTACGCCGACGTCCTGAACTCGATGTACTCCTAG
- the lepA gene encoding elongation factor 4: MPGSTDPSVIRNFCIIAHIDHGKSTLADRMLQITGVVDDRQMRAQYLDRMDIERERGITIKSQAVRLPFTSQDGTTYVLNLIDTPGHVDFTYEVSRSLAACEGAILLVDAAQGIEAQTLANLYLALENDLQIIPVLNKIDLPAAQPEKHAAELAGIIGCDPTDVLAVSAKTGQGVAELLESVVRLVPPPVGDASAPARAMIFDSVYDTYRGVVTYVRVVDGHLSTRERIAMMSTGAVHDMLEVGVISPEPTASEGIGVGEVGYLITGVKDVRQSRVGDTVTAARHGATEPLGGYRDPKPMVFSGLYPLDGSDYPELRDALDKLQLNDAALVYEPETSVALGFGFRCGFLGLLHLEIVRERLEREFGLDLISTAPNVVYRVVMDDGRELTVTNPSEFPSGKIAEVYEPVVRATVLAPSEYIGAIMELCQSRRGTLLGMDYLSEDRVELRYTLPLAEIVFDFFDALKSKTRGYASLDYEPTGEQSSDLVKVDILLHGDPVDAFSAIVHKDKAYAYGVSMASKLKDLIPRQQFEVPIQAAIGARVIARETIRAMRKDVLAKCYGGDITRKRKLLEKQKEGKKRMKMVGRVEVPQEAFIAALSTDDSAAKAK; this comes from the coding sequence GTGCCCGGATCGACCGACCCGTCGGTGATCCGGAACTTCTGCATCATCGCCCACATCGACCACGGCAAGTCGACGCTGGCCGACCGCATGCTGCAGATCACCGGGGTGGTCGACGACCGGCAGATGCGCGCGCAGTACCTCGACCGGATGGACATCGAGCGCGAGCGCGGCATCACGATCAAGAGCCAGGCGGTGCGGCTGCCGTTCACCTCGCAGGACGGCACCACCTACGTCCTCAACCTCATCGACACCCCCGGGCACGTGGACTTCACCTACGAGGTCTCGCGCAGCCTCGCGGCCTGCGAGGGGGCGATCCTGCTGGTGGACGCCGCGCAGGGGATCGAGGCGCAGACGCTCGCCAACCTCTACCTCGCGCTCGAGAACGACCTGCAGATCATCCCGGTGCTCAACAAGATCGACCTGCCGGCCGCGCAGCCCGAGAAGCACGCCGCCGAGCTCGCCGGCATCATCGGCTGCGACCCCACGGACGTGCTCGCGGTGAGCGCCAAGACCGGCCAGGGCGTGGCCGAGCTGCTCGAGAGCGTGGTGCGGCTCGTGCCCCCGCCGGTGGGCGACGCCTCGGCCCCCGCGCGGGCGATGATCTTCGACTCCGTCTACGACACCTACCGGGGCGTGGTGACCTACGTCCGGGTGGTCGACGGCCACCTCTCGACCCGCGAGCGCATCGCGATGATGAGCACCGGCGCGGTCCACGACATGCTCGAGGTGGGCGTGATCTCACCGGAGCCGACGGCGTCGGAGGGCATCGGCGTCGGCGAGGTCGGCTACCTCATCACCGGGGTGAAGGACGTCCGGCAGTCACGGGTGGGCGACACCGTCACCGCGGCGCGGCACGGGGCGACCGAGCCGCTCGGCGGCTACCGCGACCCCAAGCCCATGGTGTTCTCGGGCCTGTACCCGCTCGACGGGTCGGACTACCCGGAGCTGCGCGACGCCCTCGACAAGCTCCAGCTCAACGACGCCGCCCTGGTCTACGAGCCGGAGACCTCGGTGGCGCTCGGCTTCGGCTTCCGCTGCGGCTTCCTGGGCCTGCTCCACCTCGAGATCGTGCGCGAGCGGCTCGAGCGCGAGTTCGGCCTCGACCTGATCTCCACCGCGCCCAACGTCGTCTACCGGGTGGTGATGGACGACGGCCGCGAGCTCACCGTCACCAACCCCAGCGAGTTCCCGTCCGGCAAGATCGCCGAGGTGTACGAGCCGGTCGTGCGGGCCACGGTGCTCGCGCCCAGCGAGTACATCGGAGCGATCATGGAGCTGTGCCAGTCGCGGCGCGGCACCCTGCTCGGGATGGACTACCTGTCCGAGGACCGCGTCGAGCTGCGCTACACCCTGCCGCTGGCCGAGATCGTGTTCGACTTCTTCGACGCGCTGAAGTCCAAGACCCGCGGCTACGCCTCGCTCGACTACGAGCCCACCGGCGAGCAGTCCTCGGACCTGGTCAAGGTCGACATCCTGCTCCACGGCGACCCGGTGGACGCCTTCTCGGCCATCGTGCACAAGGACAAGGCGTACGCCTACGGCGTCTCCATGGCGAGCAAGCTCAAGGACCTCATCCCGCGCCAGCAGTTCGAGGTGCCGATCCAGGCGGCCATCGGCGCGCGGGTGATCGCCCGCGAGACCATCCGGGCCATGCGCAAGGACGTGCTCGCCAAGTGCTACGGCGGTGACATCACCCGCAAGCGCAAGCTGCTGGAGAAGCAGAAGGAGGGCAAGAAGCGGATGAAGATGGTCGGGCGGGTCGAGGTCCCGCAGGAGGCCTTCATCGCCGCGCTGTCCACCGACGACTCGGCCGCCAAGGCCAAGTGA